The following proteins are encoded in a genomic region of Corylus avellana chromosome ca4, CavTom2PMs-1.0:
- the LOC132177923 gene encoding F-box/kelch-repeat protein At3g23880-like: MSNRRRLGLRLPVPDDLWIEILVSLPVKSLLRFQCVSKSWKSIISSPTFISMHAHHSESTHNHAHHLLHCYAYQEDGVMDMQYQLFHINDSFNEFQKLEYPCQISGGSYKVVLDCKRLLLFAPLVRKNGLASLVLWNPAIRMSMTLSQPYKFDRTDRKYLIYGFGFDHTSSDYKVLRMVLIAELGSRLSMPPFPSHAELYKLRTGTWETVRIAEDFQYTIANSRQALVNGASHWVGYHKRDMGSDFPELVVLLFHMCDEEFRVMKLPACLSSLDEHFTTIGVSGGFLSLLEDNSQDANVWLMKEYGVVESWTKQLTLKDGGLVWPMFSFWNNKMILDLKKRKGSMGLLYDLKTHKLIKNLRIRSDKVNGSLHANNTFVETLVLLNEVHAIRECENCVKKDLWCGSEKIEEEKRKNCLRGEG, from the coding sequence ATGTCAAACCGGCGTCGGCTTGGGCTTCGACTTCCAGTTCCAGACGATCTTTGGATTGAAATCCTGGTAAGCCTACCCGTCAAATCGCTTTTAAGATTCCAGTGTGTTTCAAAATCATGGAAATCCATTATCTCTAGTCCTACATTTATTTCAATGCACGCCCATCATAGTGAGAGCACCCACAATCACGCTCACCACCTTCTACATTGCTATGCATATCAAGAAGACGGAGTGATGGATATGCAATACCAATTATTCCATATCAATGATTCATTCAACGAGTTTCAAAAACTTGAATATCCATGCCAAATTAGTGGCGGAAGTTATAAAGTGGTCCTTGATTGCAAGAGACTACTACTTTTTGCGCCTTTGGTTAGAAAAAATGGTTTGGCGTCCCTAGTTCTATGGAACCCAGCAATTAGAATGTCTATGACTCTTTCTCAACCTTACAAGTTTGATAGAACCGACAGAAAATACCTTATTTACGGGTTCGGTTTTGATCATACAAGTAGTGACTACAAGGTGCTGAGAATGGTGTTAATTGCCGAGTTAGGTAGTAGATTATCCATGCCGCCGTTTCCATCTCATGCGGAGCTTTATAAACTCCGCACAGGCACTTGGGAGACTGTTAGGATTGCCGAAGATTTTCAATATACTATAGCAAATAGTAGGCAGGCTTTAGTGAATGGGGCAAGCCACTGGGTTGGATATCATAAAAGAGATATGGGGTCCGATTTTCCTGAATTGGTGGTTTTGTTGTTTCATATGTGTGATGAGGAATTCCGAGTGATGAAGCTTCCGGCTTGTCTAAGTAGTTTGGATGAACATTTTACTACAATTGGGGTTTCTGGTGGATTCCTTTCTTTACTGGAGGATAATTCGCAAGATGCCAACGTTTGGTTGATGAAGGAATATGGCGTAGTAGAGTCTTGGACTAAACAACTTACCCTTAAAGATGGTGGGTTGGTTTGGCCAATGTTCAGTTTTTGGAACAACAAAATGATTttagatttgaaaaagagaaaagggtctATGGGTTTGTTATATGATCTCAAGACtcataaattgattaaaaatctaAGAATAAGAAGTGATAAAGTCAACGGATCTCTTCATGCCAATAATACTTTTGTTGAAACTCTAGTTTTACTCAATGAAGTACATGCTATACGAGAGTGCGAGAATTGTGTAAAGAAAGACCTGTGGTGCGGCTcagagaagatcgaagaagagaaaagaaagaattgttTGAGAGGAGAAGGCTAA
- the LOC132177924 gene encoding uncharacterized protein LOC132177924 encodes METKLQAHRIEKIRIRIGFGSVFVVDGIGKSRGLALFWTTEVRVDIQNYSRRHINAVVKEDGVAQGWKFTGFYGHPEVLKRKESWTLLRHLSSYQSSAWLSMGDYNEISSDEEKFGVRRQPRRQMNDFRDAIEGSRLVDLGFVGPKFTWSNSQLVGHFTMERLDRALANEEWKELYPFRRVEVLAACASDHAPVMISFHKNASQRRKKKFIFGYEVAWHKCTTYKEVIKKVCRVKENNRGAWYSVLNKLEKCKNSLIQWKKENKSQSEDILKQTTTKLLELQGEEEEWDLDEIKNLQSMANGLLEEEEMKWQQRAKVDWLKHGDKNSKYFHACATQRRRANKISSIIDAEGITCDSPESVVEAFLSYFRWVLSTSSPTGVEEALAVVPRRITNQMNVDLEREISIEEVSLALSQMTPLKSTGPDGFPVGFFQDNWVVVALQYFFSSGVIFPTINSTFIALVPKKSNPYVVSDFRPISL; translated from the coding sequence atggaaaccaaacttCAAGCACaccgaattgaaaaaataagaatccGCATTGGGTTTGGGAGTGTGTTTGTCGTAGATGGCATTGGAAAAAGCAGAGGTCTAGCACTTTTTTGGACTACGGAGGTAAGGGTTGATATACAAAATTATAGCCGGCGTCATATTAACGCCGTAGTGAAGGAAGATGGAGTGGCTCAAGGGTGGAAATTTACAGGATTTTACGGGCATCCAGAggtgttaaaaagaaaagaatcgtGGACTCTTCTACGACACCTTAGCTCGTACCAGTCGTCGGCGTGGTTGAGCATGGGTGACTATAACGAAATCTCAAGTGATGAGGAGAAATTTGGAGTCCGCCGACAACCTAGAAGGCAAATGAACGACTTTCGTGATGCTATTGAAGGGAGTAGGTTGGTTGATCTTGGGTTTGTTGGGCCGAAATTTACTTGGAGCAACAGTCAATTAGTGGGGCATTTCACGATGGAACGTTTAGATCGCGCTTTGGCAAATGAGGAATGGAAGGAATTGTACCCTTTCCGTAGGGTGGAAGTGTTGGCTGCGTGTGCTTCGGATCATGCACCAGTAATgatttcttttcacaaaaatGCGTCGCAAAGGcgtaaaaagaaatttattttcgGGTATGAGGTAGCTTGGCACAAATGTACAACCTACAAAGAAGTGATTAAGAAGGTGTGTAGGGTAAAAGAAAATAACAGAGGTGCTTGGTATTCGGTCTTGAATAAATTGGAGAAATGCAAAAATTCTCTTATCCAATGGAAGAAGGAGAATAAAAGCCAATCCGAAGATATCCTCAAACAGACTACAACTAAACTCTTGGAACTGCAGGGTGAGGAGGAAGAATGGGACCTAGATGAGATTAAAAATCTCCAATCGATGGCAAATGGCctattggaagaggaagagatgaAGTGGCAACAACGGGCAAAAGTAGATTGGCTCAAGCATGGGGATAAAAATTCCAAATATTTCCATGCTTGTGCCACTCAGAGGAGACGTGCCAACAAAATTTCAAGCATAATTGATGCTGAGGGGATCACATGTGATTCTCCAGAGTCTGTCGTAGAAGCTTTTCTATCATATTTTCGGTGGGTACTCTCCACATCAAGTCCTACAGGGGTGGAAGAAGCTCTGGCGGTGGTGCCTAGGAGAATTACGAACCAGATGAATGttgatttggagagagagatttctatAGAAGAAGTCAGTTTGGCGCTAAGCCAAATGACGCCTTTAAAATCCACAGGACCTGATGGTTTTCCTGTTGGATTTTTTCAAGATAATTGGGTTGTAGTGGCTTTACAATATTTTTTCTCATCTGGTGTTATTTTTCCAACAATTAATTCCACTTTCATTGCTCTTGTTCCCAAAAAATCTAACCCCTATGTGGTATCAGATTTTCGACCCATATCTTTAtga